One Anaerolineales bacterium genomic window carries:
- a CDS encoding GxxExxY protein, producing MNENEISQIVVKSAIEVHRTLGGPGLLEFVYEQALEWELKNAGLAVERQLELPVRYKGVVLAVPLRLDLVVGKIVIVECKATTENHPVFESQLLTYLRISGLHLGLLVNFGFPVVARGISRVVNKLEETETPRYELTTPRQSGV from the coding sequence ATGAACGAGAATGAGATCAGCCAAATCGTTGTAAAATCCGCGATCGAAGTCCACCGCACGCTCGGCGGGCCGGGTTTATTGGAATTCGTTTATGAACAGGCCTTGGAATGGGAATTGAAGAATGCCGGCTTGGCAGTGGAACGCCAGCTTGAGCTTCCCGTGCGCTACAAGGGAGTAGTGTTGGCGGTGCCGTTGCGCCTGGATTTAGTCGTCGGAAAAATCGTCATCGTGGAATGCAAGGCCACGACGGAGAATCACCCGGTCTTTGAATCACAATTGCTGACTTACCTCCGTATTTCCGGGTTGCACCTGGGTTTGTTGGTGAATTTCGGCTTTCCCGTGGTGGCGCGCGGAATATCGAGGGTGGTGAACAAGCTGGAAGAGACCGAGACGCCGCGGTACGAGCTTACGACGCCGAGGCAATCGGGAGTGTGA
- a CDS encoding HAMP domain-containing protein, with amino-acid sequence MRLPNLQAIRWKIALPQLGMFLSILLGLLLFLTGFVRQAYLETLTNRLEAECRLLAASVLALRQGGASVSELDALARSAGGSLGLRMTIIDSDGTVLGDSEADFAAMENHLTRPEVQQALAQGHGSSVRHSATTGIETLYVAVPMTKADSPAGYVRLAVPLAEVNAYVRNLETTLLAAMGIAVFASLILSVFAAQRTTRPLEELTEAANQVADGQLQTTLLPIGRDEIGRLTEAFNIMTRHLRLQFESLRTERGKLAAVLSQMTDGMAILDPQGKITLINPAARQMFGIAEEKALGATIVEAFRYYQLVDLWRNCRDSGKPQAATVELAPEGLLLQAVATPLGESLSGSILLLFQDLTKLRRLETVRRDFIANISHELRTPLASLQSLAETMQSGAVEDPAASGRFLGLMLSEIDTMHQTLRELLELSKIESGELPLTAKAVDPAALWNSAVRRLQTLAERNGLTLENRTPENLPPVLADSEKIEQVMMNLLHNAIKFTPAGGSIVVSTQTDEQEGTFSIRDTGVGVAEEDLPRIFERFYKADRSRSGGGTGLGLSIARHIIERHGGRIWAESEEGKGTAFFFTLPIASAS; translated from the coding sequence ATGAGACTGCCGAACCTGCAGGCCATCCGCTGGAAGATCGCCCTTCCCCAACTCGGAATGTTCCTATCGATTCTGTTGGGATTGTTGCTGTTCCTCACCGGGTTCGTGCGCCAAGCCTACCTAGAAACGCTCACCAACCGCCTGGAGGCGGAATGCCGCCTGCTTGCCGCGAGCGTCTTGGCCTTGCGTCAGGGCGGCGCGTCGGTTTCGGAGTTGGACGCCCTGGCACGCAGCGCGGGAGGCAGCCTTGGTCTGCGGATGACGATCATCGATTCCGACGGGACGGTCTTGGGGGATTCGGAGGCGGATTTCGCGGCGATGGAAAACCACCTCACCCGGCCGGAGGTGCAGCAAGCCCTGGCACAAGGGCACGGCTCGAGCGTCCGGCACAGCGCCACCACCGGCATTGAAACGCTCTACGTCGCCGTTCCGATGACTAAGGCTGATTCCCCAGCGGGATACGTCCGCCTGGCGGTGCCGCTGGCGGAAGTGAACGCCTACGTCCGCAACCTGGAGACGACGCTGCTGGCCGCCATGGGGATCGCCGTATTCGCCTCCCTGATCTTGTCCGTCTTTGCGGCCCAGCGCACGACCCGCCCCCTGGAGGAACTCACCGAAGCCGCCAACCAGGTGGCGGACGGGCAGTTGCAAACCACACTCCTCCCGATCGGCCGGGACGAGATCGGCCGGCTGACGGAGGCGTTCAACATCATGACCCGCCACCTGCGCCTACAATTCGAATCCCTGCGGACCGAGCGCGGGAAATTGGCGGCGGTGCTCTCCCAAATGACGGACGGTATGGCGATTCTGGATCCGCAGGGGAAGATCACGCTGATCAATCCGGCCGCGCGGCAGATGTTCGGCATCGCGGAGGAGAAAGCCCTGGGAGCCACCATTGTGGAAGCCTTCCGCTATTACCAGCTGGTTGACCTCTGGCGGAATTGCCGCGACAGCGGAAAACCGCAGGCGGCGACCGTCGAACTGGCTCCGGAGGGCCTGCTCTTGCAAGCGGTGGCCACGCCGCTGGGCGAATCCCTGAGCGGATCGATCCTGCTGTTGTTCCAGGATCTGACCAAGTTGCGGCGCCTGGAAACGGTCCGGCGCGATTTCATCGCCAATATCTCCCACGAACTCCGGACCCCGTTGGCCTCCCTCCAATCCCTGGCCGAGACCATGCAAAGCGGCGCCGTCGAGGATCCCGCCGCCTCCGGCCGGTTCCTGGGCTTGATGCTGTCGGAAATTGACACGATGCATCAGACTCTGCGCGAACTGCTGGAGCTTTCCAAGATCGAATCCGGCGAACTGCCCCTGACGGCAAAGGCCGTCGATCCCGCCGCCCTGTGGAACAGTGCGGTGCGGCGCTTGCAGACGCTGGCCGAACGGAACGGTCTCACCCTCGAGAACCGAACGCCGGAGAACCTGCCCCCCGTCCTGGCGGATTCGGAGAAAATCGAGCAGGTGATGATGAATCTCCTGCACAACGCCATAAAATTCACCCCCGCCGGTGGGAGCATCGTCGTGTCCACCCAAACCGATGAGCAGGAAGGCACCTTTTCAATCCGGGATACCGGCGTCGGCGTCGCCGAGGAAGATCTCCCGAGGATATTCGAACGCTTCTACAAAGCGGACCGTTCCCGCTCCGGCGGAGGAACCGGTTTGGGGCTTTCCATCGCCCGGCACATTATTGAGCGGCACGGCGGGCGGATCTGGGCCGAGAGCGAGGAAGGGAAAGGCACTGCTTTCTTCTTCACACTCCCGATTGCCTCGGCGTCGTAA
- a CDS encoding response regulator transcription factor produces the protein MPEKILIVEDETALRETLAYTLEREGFDVRTAEDGNLALAAARDQVPDIVLLDIMLPGIDGFEVCRKLRAETNVPILMLTARENEIDRVVGLEMGADDYITKPFHMRELIARIKAQLRRVRLVREEKAPPASKELPPEGPILCGDLSINIARSEVLRGGVPLPLKPKEYELLVYFARHRGQALSREQILQRVWSWEYTGDSRTVDVHVRWLREKIENDPAHPVRLVTVRSAGYRFEG, from the coding sequence ATGCCAGAAAAAATCCTGATCGTCGAAGACGAAACGGCTTTACGCGAAACGCTGGCCTACACCCTGGAGCGGGAAGGTTTCGACGTGCGCACGGCGGAGGACGGGAACCTGGCCCTGGCCGCTGCGCGGGACCAGGTCCCCGACATCGTCCTGCTGGACATCATGCTGCCCGGGATCGACGGCTTCGAAGTCTGCCGCAAACTGCGGGCCGAGACTAACGTGCCGATCCTCATGCTGACGGCGCGCGAAAATGAGATCGACCGGGTGGTGGGCCTGGAAATGGGCGCGGACGATTACATCACCAAACCCTTCCACATGCGCGAACTGATCGCACGGATCAAAGCTCAGCTGAGAAGGGTGCGACTCGTCCGGGAGGAAAAAGCCCCTCCCGCATCGAAGGAGCTTCCGCCGGAGGGACCCATCCTGTGCGGCGACCTGTCGATCAACATCGCCCGCAGCGAAGTGCTGCGCGGCGGCGTTCCTCTGCCTCTCAAGCCGAAGGAATACGAACTGCTCGTGTATTTCGCCCGCCACCGCGGCCAAGCCCTTTCCCGCGAACAGATCCTGCAGCGGGTATGGAGCTGGGAATACACCGGCGACAGCCGGACGGTCGACGTCCACGTCCGCTGGCTCCGGGAAAAAATCGAAAACGACCCGGCGCACCCCGTGCGCCTGGTGACCGTGCGCAGCGCCGGTTACCGTTTCGAGGGGTAA
- a CDS encoding DUF4230 domain-containing protein, with protein sequence MTKAQVWVLIAGVLIILAAGVGMAAYAIAKPVNDITGLPDKLAEKIEEIAHPTPTIYPDPVTVVREIRSLSRLETVQYTVEKVITAETNQGPFGFLFGDKLLLVAHGTVVAGIDLGRLETGDVRIDAGGAVYMVVPAAEVFVATLDEDKTYVYHRETGLLASGVKDLETAARQAAQEEILKAALEDGILGTAMINGQSFLQRFVLSLGFRSIVFIEATPVPAGSTSPPIPTVTATP encoded by the coding sequence ATGACAAAGGCACAAGTCTGGGTTTTAATCGCCGGGGTATTGATTATCCTGGCGGCGGGAGTCGGGATGGCGGCGTACGCGATCGCCAAGCCGGTCAATGATATTACCGGCCTTCCGGACAAACTCGCCGAAAAAATCGAGGAGATCGCCCATCCGACCCCGACGATCTATCCGGATCCCGTCACCGTGGTGCGCGAAATCCGTTCGCTTTCGCGCCTGGAGACGGTCCAGTACACCGTTGAAAAAGTGATTACCGCCGAAACAAACCAGGGGCCGTTCGGGTTCCTCTTCGGAGATAAGCTGCTGCTGGTGGCGCATGGCACGGTGGTGGCCGGAATCGACCTGGGTCGGCTGGAAACGGGCGACGTGCGGATCGACGCCGGGGGCGCGGTCTACATGGTGGTCCCGGCCGCCGAGGTTTTCGTCGCCACGCTGGACGAAGACAAGACCTACGTCTACCACCGCGAAACCGGCTTGCTGGCCTCGGGCGTAAAGGACCTCGAGACCGCGGCGCGCCAAGCCGCCCAGGAGGAGATCCTCAAGGCGGCGCTGGAAGATGGGATCCTCGGGACGGCGATGATCAACGGCCAATCCTTCCTGCAGCGCTTTGTGCTTTCGCTCGGCTTCCGCAGCATCGTCTTCATCGAGGCTACGCCGGTGCCGGCCGGTTCCACGTCGCCGCCGATTCCCACGGTTACCGCCACGCCCTGA
- a CDS encoding lipoate--protein ligase family protein, whose translation MDIWRLVYDPPRDGASNMAVDEALLEETAAGRSLPTLRLYAWEPPTLSLGFAQPAADVNREALQRLGWGLVRRPTGGRAILHTDELTYSITAPESHPLMRGGVLESYRRLSLGLLSGLRRLGADVRADSGGRARASGNPVCFEIPSKYEISSGWRKLIGSAQARRLGGVLQHGALPLGGDLSRILQVLAKAETTPERIRRRAATLGELLGREVSWREAADAVARGFAETFEIEFQRGELSESEKTRADELANEKYGTAGWTNRV comes from the coding sequence ATGGATATCTGGCGTCTGGTCTATGATCCGCCCCGCGACGGCGCCTCGAACATGGCCGTCGACGAAGCCTTGCTGGAAGAAACGGCGGCCGGGCGCAGCCTGCCCACCCTGCGCCTGTACGCCTGGGAGCCTCCTACGCTCTCGCTGGGATTCGCCCAGCCGGCGGCGGACGTTAACCGCGAAGCGCTGCAACGCCTGGGCTGGGGATTGGTGCGCCGGCCGACCGGCGGCCGCGCGATCCTGCATACCGACGAGCTGACTTATTCGATCACCGCGCCGGAAAGCCACCCGTTGATGCGGGGCGGCGTGCTGGAAAGCTACCGCCGGCTGAGCCTGGGTTTGCTTTCCGGATTGCGGCGCCTGGGCGCGGACGTGCGGGCCGATTCCGGCGGCCGGGCGCGCGCCTCGGGCAATCCGGTCTGTTTCGAAATCCCCTCCAAATATGAAATTTCCTCGGGCTGGCGGAAGTTGATCGGCAGCGCGCAGGCGCGGCGGCTGGGCGGCGTGCTGCAGCACGGTGCACTCCCCTTAGGCGGGGACCTCTCCCGCATTCTGCAGGTCCTCGCCAAGGCCGAAACCACTCCGGAACGGATCCGCCGCCGCGCGGCGACGCTCGGCGAACTGCTCGGGCGCGAGGTTTCCTGGCGGGAGGCGGCTGACGCCGTCGCGCGCGGCTTCGCCGAAACGTTTGAAATCGAATTTCAGCGCGGGGAACTCTCCGAATCAGAGAAAACGCGCGCTGATGAATTGGCGAATGAGAAATATGGGACGGCGGGATGGACAAACCGCGTATAA